One segment of Nostoc piscinale CENA21 DNA contains the following:
- a CDS encoding ABC transporter ATP-binding protein, giving the protein MAKSRRLAKLGAYLRPHWVEATLGIFALLSVNGLGVYIPWLIRGCVDRLSTQFSWNQLIHYVVIIVLLSSAMWLIRMASRIWLFGVGRQVEFDLKQRIFEHLLKLEPAYFATNTAGDLINRATSDVENIRRLLGFAVLSLANTFFAYALTLPVMLAISVDMTLYSLAVYPMMFVLVHLFSDRLRKQQAEVQEKLSDISELIQEDISGIALIKIYAQEENERQAFAKKNQQLLRANLQLAKSRNVLFPLIGGLANLSSLIIIWLGTTRISGGTLAVGDFLALLIYVERLVFPTALLGFTITTYQRGEVSIDRLESILSVTPKIQDTADMVNLTVAEVKGEISAKNFSFTYPEATTPALDQVNFTIAPGETVAIVGAIGSGKSTLANALPRLLDIAPGQLFLDGVDITKIALADLRSAIAYVPQDSFLFSTTIKNNIRYADPRREQQDVESVAVMSQIHPEIMNFPQQYETLVGERGITLSGGQRQRTALARAMLVDAPVLILDDALSSVDNQTAAKILKNLSSGTSRKTVIFITHQLSAAAAADRILVMDKGKIVQAGNHVDLVQQEGLYRTLWSQHQVEELLR; this is encoded by the coding sequence ATGGCAAAATCTCGACGACTAGCTAAACTCGGTGCTTACCTGCGTCCTCATTGGGTAGAGGCAACATTAGGCATTTTTGCGTTGTTGTCTGTCAATGGCTTGGGCGTTTATATTCCTTGGTTGATTCGCGGTTGTGTTGATCGACTATCAACCCAATTTAGTTGGAACCAACTCATACACTATGTAGTAATCATTGTTTTGTTGAGTTCAGCAATGTGGTTAATCCGCATGGCTTCTCGAATTTGGCTGTTTGGCGTAGGACGACAGGTAGAATTTGACCTAAAACAACGGATTTTTGAACATTTACTCAAGTTAGAACCTGCTTATTTTGCTACCAATACCGCCGGAGATTTGATTAATCGTGCTACCAGCGATGTAGAAAATATTCGGCGTTTGTTGGGTTTTGCTGTGCTGAGTTTAGCCAATACTTTTTTTGCTTATGCTTTGACACTGCCAGTTATGTTGGCGATTAGTGTCGATATGACGCTATATTCTTTGGCAGTGTATCCGATGATGTTTGTGTTGGTGCATTTGTTTAGCGATCGCCTCCGCAAACAACAAGCCGAAGTCCAAGAAAAACTTTCTGATATTAGTGAACTAATTCAAGAAGACATTAGCGGCATTGCCTTAATTAAAATTTATGCTCAAGAAGAAAACGAGCGCCAAGCTTTTGCTAAAAAAAATCAACAGCTATTAAGAGCTAACTTACAATTAGCCAAAAGCCGTAATGTATTGTTTCCTTTAATTGGTGGTTTAGCTAATCTTAGTTCTTTAATTATTATTTGGTTAGGAACAACCCGAATTTCCGGCGGAACTTTAGCAGTGGGTGATTTTTTGGCGCTGCTAATTTATGTAGAAAGGCTAGTATTTCCCACCGCTTTATTAGGTTTTACCATTACCACCTATCAACGGGGTGAAGTTAGTATTGATCGCTTAGAATCGATTCTCAGCGTTACTCCCAAAATTCAAGACACGGCTGATATGGTAAATTTAACCGTAGCAGAAGTCAAGGGAGAAATTAGCGCCAAAAACTTCAGCTTTACTTATCCAGAAGCAACAACACCAGCTTTAGATCAGGTCAATTTTACAATTGCACCTGGAGAAACAGTAGCAATTGTTGGCGCAATTGGTTCGGGTAAATCGACTTTAGCCAATGCTTTACCCCGGTTGTTAGATATTGCTCCGGGACAGTTATTTTTAGATGGGGTAGATATTACCAAAATTGCATTAGCTGATTTGCGGAGTGCGATCGCTTATGTTCCCCAAGATAGTTTTTTATTCAGCACCACCATCAAAAATAATATCCGCTATGCTGACCCAAGGCGGGAACAACAAGATGTCGAATCTGTAGCTGTCATGTCTCAGATTCATCCCGAAATTATGAATTTCCCCCAACAATACGAAACTCTAGTTGGTGAACGCGGTATTACCTTATCTGGTGGACAAAGACAACGCACAGCTTTAGCTAGAGCTATGTTAGTTGATGCGCCAGTTTTAATTTTGGACGATGCTTTATCTAGCGTTGATAATCAAACAGCTGCCAAAATTCTCAAAAATCTTTCTAGTGGAACTAGCCGCAAAACAGTAATTTTTATCACCCACCAACTATCAGCAGCTGCCGCCGCAGACCGAATTTTAGTTATGGATAAAGGTAAAATTGTCCAAGCCGGCAACCATGTAGACTTAGTGCAGCAAGAAGGTTTGTATCGGACTTTGTGGAGTCAGCATCAAGTCGAGGAATTGTTGCGTTAG
- a CDS encoding DUF1822 family protein: MNYLNSLPISTIAIESCIEISETIQDAAWQQSQNFSTLSTRLQAYLNRLCLLTVLPWLEEIWGIIAKPAPNLAVLHSFWEVVNGTAITINQTRLILIPSLAIDINEIRVPQEWVDIPSWAGDYYLAVQVNTEDGLVKVWGYTTHLQLKQQTNYSAGDRTYALDYEDLIHDLDLLWVTRQLCPDIPTKTEVEPLPNLSLAQANNLLERLGNPGLIFPRIAIPFSLWGALLEHGGWRQRLYELRTGIPQQWSIIQWVQTGISDLAQQLGWNYLDLETSFGSRGIAQTNEPVILTRHLIIAGQNYELQVQSPGNITSGFWIIELQSLSLQGLIPSGFKFRLLTEDLQPFPDNECVADTATEKLAIELQLEAGEGLVWEIEPTPENYEREILRF, from the coding sequence ATGAACTATCTTAATTCTCTACCTATATCAACTATTGCCATCGAATCTTGTATAGAGATATCAGAAACTATACAGGATGCAGCTTGGCAGCAAAGTCAAAATTTTTCCACACTCAGCACTCGCCTACAAGCTTATTTAAATCGACTTTGCTTGTTAACTGTTTTACCTTGGCTAGAAGAAATATGGGGAATTATCGCCAAACCTGCACCAAATCTTGCTGTTTTGCATAGCTTTTGGGAAGTAGTAAATGGTACAGCGATTACTATTAATCAAACTCGGCTAATATTAATTCCGAGTTTAGCAATTGATATCAATGAAATTCGTGTCCCCCAAGAATGGGTGGATATTCCCAGTTGGGCTGGTGATTATTATTTAGCTGTGCAAGTTAATACTGAAGATGGTTTGGTAAAAGTTTGGGGATATACAACCCACTTACAACTCAAACAACAAACTAATTATAGTGCAGGCGATCGCACTTATGCTTTAGATTATGAAGACCTGATCCACGACTTAGATTTATTGTGGGTAACTCGTCAACTTTGTCCTGATATACCAACAAAAACTGAAGTGGAACCTCTACCTAATTTATCATTAGCGCAAGCAAATAATTTACTAGAAAGATTAGGCAATCCAGGTTTAATATTTCCTCGAATTGCAATTCCCTTTAGCTTATGGGGCGCATTGCTAGAACATGGCGGTTGGAGACAAAGATTATATGAATTACGCACAGGAATTCCCCAACAGTGGTCAATTATTCAATGGGTACAAACAGGAATTTCTGATTTAGCTCAACAACTGGGTTGGAACTATTTAGATTTAGAAACTAGTTTTGGTAGTAGAGGCATAGCTCAAACAAATGAGCCAGTAATTTTGACTCGCCATCTGATAATTGCTGGTCAAAATTACGAGCTACAAGTGCAATCTCCAGGTAATATTACATCAGGATTTTGGATTATAGAATTGCAGAGTTTATCATTACAAGGTTTAATTCCTAGCGGCTTTAAATTCCGTTTATTAACTGAAGATTTACAACCATTTCCCGATAATGAATGTGTTGCGGATACAGCGACAGAAAAGTTAGCAATTGAATTACAACTAGAAGCGGGTGAAGGTTTGGTATGGGAGATTGAACCAACGCCAGAAAACTATGAGCGAGAAATATTGAGATTTTAA
- a CDS encoding caspase family protein: MPRAIIKTDVKKLWCLVIGINEYQDKNLRALRYAVADCQGFAQAVKQANHKFIYTEIIEHHSQSTQTPSLAEIRDSFQHIVKSANPQDTILFYFCGHGILEPESQQAVLCLPHTQIDDLLNTGLTMQELLTVLGNCQATQQIVILDACHSGSFTLRNSPTPQMLEQLQKVAVQKKQTGYSQGFYALLSCDKEQLSWEFPDLGHGVFTYFLIRGLLGEAADLRGEIEVKLLYKYIYHQTLQYIDKLNQGLRLINQQKRSRGETDGLKKEQPQQTPKLVVEAVGELVLGYKATEIELRSHRQALIVNGLSDGEITPEISKMLAGAGGFDLKYWHPQARDLPDVRQAIQNCLLNQASSAGLEDATSLLYLRGRIEETPTGEAFLVISDEIKLSRDWLRQSLRQSNIAQQIVVLDCLIDTQNTAFLQNWLEDLQQESEISQCLIIGAATIENTEEFATALLTTLQTANLQTGLSVAGWIMGVQRELAESHIWRNYWLGGMQGVIEVLPATLQKKSQRVDLGICPYMGLRAFSEKDAKYFFGQEVLTQRIINEINHKSFLAVVGASGSGKSSVVQAGLMAQLRLGKQLPGSETWLIKYLRPGEKPLQELAKIMADAEENPLQAEGLLHLGGEGFVHWLRTRNEPIIVLIIDQFEEIFTLAATSNRQIFLDIILEALEYASDRFKLIITLRADFISPCLELPKLSQKLQASHVLVPPRLSEENYRQIIEKPAEQVELKVQSGLVELLLSDLQQSAGDLPLLQFVLEQLWEHRDQNTGELTVSAYREKIGGIKVALELKAQAIYDSLSPEEQKIAQWIFLSLTRLGQGTEDTKKQVQKSQLLQGKYSPYLVEKTLQKFIDAKLIVVNLTENEANIGQSRTADQISQELELLKSEVTIEVAHEILIRHWSSLRWWLDENRDRLYQQERLEKKRKEWEQKQKHPDFLLQKTQLTEAEAYYQKYKDYLTPQEKEYIQASKQARLKNRFLLGSTSTITLLLIAASGIVAWQQQQQNQLAQLIRYSSFNIITPDIAKTTLNSLSALLNNANKHQQAGDINQALDDYRQIWRISLNLQDKISQEPQKFANILNHKNTLQQASQQAENSLADIIKKTRLATLESELQQGKFGNLVDTDFAKLENQYTGALKTSYAILMREQGAKADVNNDGYLTEGEEKLLPCETLKDIETLWRKYTENRCNWTDESTCRELQGHNLTIKLSFPPSAYLLKRRWEECQVIAEGRRREAEGRR; encoded by the coding sequence ATGCCCCGTGCTATTATCAAAACCGATGTCAAAAAACTTTGGTGTTTAGTTATTGGGATTAATGAATATCAAGATAAAAATCTGCGTGCATTGCGTTATGCTGTTGCAGATTGTCAGGGATTTGCTCAGGCTGTAAAACAAGCAAATCACAAATTTATCTACACAGAAATCATTGAGCATCATTCACAATCAACACAAACACCATCATTAGCAGAAATTCGTGATAGTTTCCAGCACATAGTTAAATCTGCTAACCCCCAAGATACAATTTTATTCTATTTTTGTGGACATGGGATATTAGAGCCAGAGAGTCAGCAGGCTGTGTTGTGTTTACCTCATACTCAAATAGATGATTTACTCAACACTGGTTTGACAATGCAGGAACTTTTAACAGTGTTAGGTAATTGTCAAGCTACTCAACAAATAGTGATTTTAGATGCTTGTCATAGTGGCAGTTTTACTCTGAGAAATTCACCTACGCCTCAGATGTTAGAACAACTGCAAAAAGTTGCTGTTCAGAAAAAACAAACAGGATACAGTCAAGGATTTTATGCCTTACTTTCTTGTGATAAAGAGCAGTTATCGTGGGAATTTCCCGATTTAGGTCATGGCGTGTTCACCTATTTTTTAATTCGCGGTTTATTAGGTGAAGCGGCTGATTTGAGAGGGGAAATTGAAGTTAAATTACTCTATAAATATATTTATCACCAGACCCTCCAGTATATTGATAAGCTCAACCAAGGACTGCGGTTAATTAATCAACAAAAACGTAGCCGTGGTGAAACTGATGGATTAAAAAAAGAACAACCACAGCAAACACCCAAATTGGTTGTAGAAGCTGTGGGGGAATTAGTTCTTGGGTATAAAGCCACAGAAATCGAACTGCGATCGCACAGGCAAGCTTTAATAGTAAATGGGCTATCCGATGGGGAAATAACTCCTGAAATTAGTAAAATGCTGGCTGGTGCTGGTGGGTTTGATTTGAAATATTGGCATCCCCAAGCACGAGATTTGCCAGATGTCCGCCAAGCGATTCAAAATTGCTTACTCAATCAAGCATCGTCAGCCGGTTTAGAAGATGCGACATCTTTACTTTATCTGCGGGGAAGAATTGAAGAAACTCCCACTGGTGAAGCTTTTTTAGTCATTAGTGATGAAATTAAACTTAGTCGTGATTGGTTGCGCCAAAGTTTGCGTCAGTCAAATATTGCTCAACAAATTGTGGTTTTAGATTGTCTTATAGATACACAAAATACAGCATTTCTCCAGAATTGGCTGGAAGATTTGCAACAAGAATCGGAAATTAGCCAGTGTTTAATTATTGGTGCAGCTACTATTGAAAATACCGAAGAATTTGCTACAGCTTTGCTAACAACTTTGCAAACAGCCAACTTGCAAACAGGTTTATCTGTTGCTGGCTGGATTATGGGTGTACAGCGCGAACTTGCAGAAAGTCACATTTGGCGTAATTATTGGCTAGGGGGGATGCAGGGAGTAATAGAAGTTTTACCTGCAACTTTGCAGAAAAAATCCCAACGAGTTGATTTAGGGATTTGTCCTTATATGGGATTAAGAGCTTTTAGTGAGAAAGATGCAAAATATTTCTTCGGTCAAGAGGTTCTCACCCAAAGAATAATTAATGAAATTAATCATAAATCTTTTTTGGCAGTAGTTGGTGCTTCTGGGAGTGGTAAATCTTCCGTAGTCCAAGCAGGATTAATGGCACAGTTAAGATTAGGCAAACAACTTCCGGGAAGTGAAACTTGGCTAATTAAATATTTACGCCCTGGGGAAAAACCTCTGCAAGAATTAGCCAAAATTATGGCAGATGCTGAGGAAAATCCCTTACAAGCTGAAGGATTATTACATTTAGGTGGTGAGGGTTTCGTTCATTGGTTACGCACCAGAAACGAGCCGATAATAGTTTTAATAATTGACCAATTTGAAGAAATTTTTACGCTGGCAGCTACAAGCAATCGCCAAATTTTTCTAGATATCATTTTAGAAGCTTTAGAATACGCATCCGACCGCTTTAAGTTAATCATAACTCTCCGCGCCGACTTTATTTCACCCTGCCTCGAATTACCTAAACTATCGCAGAAATTACAAGCATCTCATGTTTTAGTTCCACCCCGGTTGAGTGAAGAAAATTATCGCCAGATTATCGAAAAGCCAGCCGAACAAGTAGAACTAAAAGTACAGTCTGGTTTAGTGGAACTGCTGTTAAGCGATTTACAACAATCGGCGGGAGATTTACCTTTACTGCAATTTGTTTTAGAGCAGTTGTGGGAACACCGCGACCAAAATACAGGTGAGTTAACAGTATCAGCTTACCGCGAAAAAATTGGTGGCATAAAAGTAGCTTTAGAACTCAAAGCTCAAGCGATTTATGATAGTTTATCGCCAGAAGAACAGAAAATAGCCCAATGGATTTTTCTGTCTTTAACTCGTCTGGGACAGGGGACAGAAGATACTAAAAAACAAGTTCAAAAATCACAATTATTACAAGGTAAATATTCACCATATTTAGTTGAAAAAACTCTGCAAAAGTTTATTGATGCCAAATTAATTGTTGTCAATTTAACAGAAAATGAGGCAAATATTGGGCAGAGTCGTACTGCTGATCAGATATCTCAAGAATTAGAACTGCTCAAAAGTGAAGTGACTATAGAAGTAGCTCACGAAATCTTAATTCGTCATTGGTCGAGCTTGCGTTGGTGGCTGGATGAAAACCGCGATCGCTTATATCAACAAGAGCGTTTAGAAAAGAAACGTAAAGAATGGGAGCAGAAGCAAAAACACCCAGATTTTCTCCTGCAAAAAACTCAACTCACAGAAGCAGAAGCATATTATCAAAAATACAAAGATTACCTCACACCCCAAGAAAAAGAATATATTCAAGCCAGTAAACAAGCGCGGCTAAAAAATCGTTTTTTACTAGGTAGTACCAGTACTATTACTTTATTATTAATTGCTGCTTCTGGTATAGTTGCTTGGCAACAACAACAGCAAAACCAGTTAGCGCAACTCATCCGTTATAGTTCATTTAATATTATTACGCCCGATATTGCCAAAACAACATTAAATAGTCTATCTGCATTGTTGAATAATGCGAATAAACATCAACAAGCTGGGGATATCAATCAAGCATTGGATGATTATCGGCAGATTTGGCGCATCAGTTTGAATCTACAAGACAAAATTAGTCAAGAGCCACAAAAGTTTGCAAATATTTTAAATCACAAAAATACACTACAACAAGCATCACAACAAGCTGAGAATTCCTTGGCAGACATCATTAAAAAAACTCGACTTGCAACTTTGGAATCTGAACTCCAACAAGGTAAATTTGGCAATTTAGTTGATACTGATTTTGCCAAGTTAGAAAATCAATATACAGGCGCACTCAAAACATCTTATGCAATTTTGATGCGCGAACAAGGTGCAAAAGCTGATGTCAATAATGATGGTTATCTCACCGAAGGAGAAGAAAAACTTCTACCTTGTGAAACTCTCAAAGATATTGAAACCTTATGGCGCAAATATACAGAAAATCGGTGTAATTGGACAGATGAATCCACTTGTAGAGAATTGCAAGGACACAACCTCACAATTAAATTATCATTTCCGCCCAGTGCTTATCTTTTAAAAAGGCGTTGGGAGGAGTGTCAAGTTATAGCAGAAGGCAGGAGGAGGGAGGCAGAAGGCAGGAGGTAA
- a CDS encoding HupE/UreJ family protein, translated as MKIISAVKGTKINQKLDSDRVSLFWALGSIKYRKTNLVYLMFKDKLLQRYVGAIAALAMISLLSSWTGLPYPHDISNSWDGFLWGMADPVLVLAEFVSILAIGLLAAGTQRCSWIAIAMISANIFGTLITLWQINLPVSEVAIAIVSVAFGIVLVTAKQPKLFTLLLLTAIAGLFQGYFNSESIIGAGTMPSVMYIVGAALTQYAVVKSVSQIATQVSQADLSSILSRKISLLGFAICALGFVSLTIGSN; from the coding sequence ATGAAAATTATAAGTGCTGTTAAAGGCACAAAAATTAATCAAAAATTAGATAGCGATCGCGTTAGTTTGTTTTGGGCGTTGGGCAGTATAAAATACCGAAAAACTAATTTGGTATATCTTATGTTCAAAGATAAATTACTTCAACGTTATGTTGGTGCGATCGCAGCTTTAGCTATGATTAGTTTGCTGAGTTCATGGACTGGATTACCATATCCCCATGACATCTCTAATTCCTGGGATGGATTTTTGTGGGGAATGGCAGATCCAGTATTAGTCTTGGCTGAGTTCGTGAGTATCTTAGCCATCGGTTTACTCGCCGCCGGAACCCAGCGTTGTAGCTGGATAGCTATTGCGATGATTTCAGCCAATATTTTTGGCACACTAATTACTCTCTGGCAAATCAATTTACCAGTGTCAGAAGTTGCGATCGCAATTGTGAGTGTTGCTTTTGGTATAGTGTTGGTGACAGCCAAACAGCCTAAGTTGTTCACGCTGCTGTTACTAACGGCGATCGCAGGTTTGTTTCAAGGTTATTTTAATAGTGAATCAATTATTGGGGCAGGAACAATGCCCTCAGTTATGTATATTGTCGGTGCAGCTTTGACGCAGTATGCAGTGGTAAAGAGTGTCAGCCAAATTGCTACTCAGGTGAGTCAAGCAGATTTATCCAGTATTCTGTCCAGAAAAATTAGTCTGTTAGGCTTTGCTATCTGCGCTCTTGGTTTTGTTTCATTGACTATTGGGAGTAACTAA
- a CDS encoding sugar transferase yields MYQTQLQSLCQVPTDRVWKLDTPHSSVDSKFKRCLDILGSLVGLIILGIVFIPIAIAIKLDSPGPIFFAQERYGLQGRPFKLRKFRSMVNDAERLKSLVHNEADGLIFKNQHDFRVTKVGRFLRSTSLDELPQFWNVLVGEMSLVGTRPPTADEVAKYNQRHWQRLNVKPGLTGEWQVNGRSHVKDFEQIVDLDLRYQEKWHPLYDLLLITKTFYVIFGKVGAF; encoded by the coding sequence ATGTACCAAACACAATTGCAAAGTCTTTGTCAAGTTCCTACTGACAGAGTTTGGAAATTAGATACACCCCACTCTTCCGTAGATTCTAAATTCAAACGTTGTTTAGATATTTTAGGGAGTTTAGTGGGTTTAATAATTTTGGGTATTGTGTTTATACCGATAGCGATCGCCATTAAACTCGATAGTCCAGGCCCAATTTTCTTTGCTCAGGAACGTTACGGACTGCAAGGACGACCTTTCAAACTCCGTAAATTCCGTTCAATGGTTAATGATGCCGAAAGACTCAAGTCTCTTGTTCACAATGAAGCTGATGGATTAATCTTTAAAAATCAGCATGACTTTCGAGTTACGAAAGTCGGGCGTTTTTTACGCAGTACCAGCTTAGATGAGTTGCCACAATTTTGGAATGTGCTGGTAGGTGAGATGAGTTTGGTGGGAACCCGTCCACCTACGGCTGATGAAGTAGCTAAGTATAATCAACGCCATTGGCAACGTTTGAATGTCAAACCGGGTTTGACTGGTGAATGGCAAGTTAATGGTCGTTCTCACGTCAAAGATTTTGAACAAATAGTTGATTTAGACTTACGTTACCAAGAAAAATGGCATCCATTATATGATTTGTTGTTGATTACCAAGACTTTCTACGTCATCTTTGGCAAAGTTGGGGCTTTTTAA
- a CDS encoding sigma-70 family RNA polymerase sigma factor, with protein sequence MHPRQEIVEIFSSFLQFSSGGSTKWVTDSKLYRNMSNYLNQYPAAERSTSDWALYWHEVWQNQPKSLARGHLYAYLQEVGYKAAAKVKPRFTLPQYTSADYFQIAIAYIDKVFTGFDPQRQTNLEAFAYRVFCNLIKDGLLKEGLEEASIRSDWSLLLHSSQKLLHKALVQRGLSATEIAPYIFAWECFKVIYAPTKPKGNRQLTAPDLIVWEAIAQLYNQERIQQLPPSDAKTIQKCLEACIRAIRAYTAPPTASLDASVFNEDNTLQDILPSGDATPLTKLLDEEEAQIRKSLWAEINSLLSNSINNLDAQKQELLKMYYGEELTQKEISLKLGISQPTVVRRLQKFKSESLITLAQWSQTTQNISLTPNVINNMNGLIDEWLEKYYRNHNEG encoded by the coding sequence ATGCACCCTCGTCAAGAAATTGTTGAGATTTTTTCGAGCTTTCTGCAATTTTCATCAGGCGGTTCAACAAAATGGGTCACGGATAGCAAGCTCTATCGCAATATGAGTAATTACCTCAATCAGTATCCTGCCGCAGAACGCTCCACCTCTGATTGGGCATTATACTGGCACGAGGTTTGGCAAAATCAGCCAAAAAGTCTGGCGAGGGGTCATTTGTATGCTTACTTACAAGAAGTTGGTTACAAAGCGGCGGCAAAAGTCAAACCGCGATTTACGTTGCCACAGTATACTTCAGCGGACTATTTTCAAATAGCGATCGCATATATTGATAAGGTATTCACAGGATTTGACCCCCAGCGACAGACTAATTTAGAAGCCTTTGCTTACCGGGTGTTCTGTAATCTCATTAAAGATGGACTACTCAAAGAAGGGCTAGAAGAAGCAAGTATTAGAAGCGATTGGTCGTTATTATTACACAGTAGTCAAAAATTGCTTCATAAAGCTTTAGTACAACGTGGGTTATCCGCTACAGAAATTGCGCCTTATATTTTTGCGTGGGAATGCTTCAAGGTGATTTATGCGCCCACAAAACCCAAAGGAAACCGCCAGCTTACCGCCCCTGATTTGATTGTATGGGAAGCGATCGCCCAACTTTACAATCAAGAACGAATTCAGCAACTACCACCATCAGATGCTAAAACTATCCAAAAATGCTTGGAAGCTTGTATCAGAGCTATTCGTGCTTATACGGCTCCACCCACTGCTTCTTTAGATGCGTCGGTATTTAACGAAGACAATACATTGCAAGATATCTTACCCAGTGGCGATGCTACTCCCTTGACAAAACTACTGGATGAGGAAGAAGCACAAATCCGTAAATCTCTTTGGGCAGAGATAAATTCCCTGTTAAGCAATAGCATCAATAATCTTGACGCACAAAAACAAGAGCTACTGAAAATGTACTACGGTGAAGAACTCACCCAAAAAGAAATATCTCTAAAGCTCGGAATATCTCAGCCAACTGTGGTGCGCCGACTCCAAAAATTTAAATCTGAATCACTCATCACTTTAGCGCAATGGTCGCAAACCACCCAGAATATTTCTCTGACTCCCAACGTAATCAATAACATGAATGGATTAATTGATGAATGGCTAGAGAAATACTACAGAAATCATAATGAAGGATAG
- a CDS encoding M48 family metallopeptidase has translation MLLQGESAFGKEVADKLVKQYQQEGKLLEDPQVLNYVRGIGGRLEPLMGRKFDYEYYIIQDSSINAFALPGGKVFVNTGAILAANSEAELAGLLSHELAHAVLSHGFQRVAQGKFISSLSNVIPMPDMLQEMVGKEYSRENERQADILGTRVLTKAGYAADGLRNLMATLNAKSGKKAETSWQSTHPAPAERVTYLENLIQSNNYNRYAFEGVKKHKEIQDLIQGVTPSIATTSPGSQPAKKPPKGNINTGSKPTRGIVAIAAVQTRDNVEIRIDGGKVESNRNFTINFIVENRSDRPFAFVPLYAEVVTESGKKLKTRFSSAQAQVPAQGTIKGEVQVLGQTWNSQGSQNLTLVIKESTGGGRIFRIPF, from the coding sequence ATGCTTTTGCAAGGTGAATCTGCTTTTGGTAAGGAAGTTGCTGATAAATTAGTTAAACAATATCAACAAGAAGGTAAGTTATTAGAAGACCCCCAAGTTCTCAATTATGTGCGCGGAATTGGCGGTAGACTAGAACCTTTGATGGGGCGCAAGTTTGATTATGAATACTATATCATTCAAGACAGTTCAATTAATGCTTTTGCCTTACCTGGAGGTAAAGTTTTTGTAAATACAGGAGCAATTTTGGCTGCTAATTCGGAAGCAGAATTGGCAGGTTTATTAAGTCATGAACTTGCTCATGCTGTGCTGTCTCATGGTTTTCAACGTGTTGCCCAAGGTAAGTTTATTAGCAGCTTAAGTAATGTCATTCCTATGCCGGATATGTTACAAGAAATGGTGGGTAAAGAATATAGCCGAGAAAATGAACGCCAAGCAGATATTTTAGGTACGAGAGTGTTAACTAAGGCTGGCTATGCTGCGGATGGTTTGCGGAATTTAATGGCAACCTTAAATGCTAAATCTGGCAAAAAAGCAGAAACTTCTTGGCAATCTACTCACCCGGCTCCCGCAGAGCGAGTCACATATTTAGAAAATTTAATTCAAAGTAATAATTACAATCGTTATGCTTTTGAAGGAGTGAAAAAACACAAAGAAATTCAGGATTTAATTCAAGGGGTAACTCCGAGTATTGCGACGACAAGTCCTGGATCTCAGCCAGCTAAAAAACCCCCTAAAGGTAATATTAATACTGGAAGTAAACCGACACGCGGGATAGTAGCGATCGCAGCCGTTCAAACCAGAGATAATGTAGAAATTCGCATAGATGGTGGTAAAGTCGAAAGTAATCGAAACTTCACAATTAATTTTATTGTGGAAAATCGCAGCGATCGCCCCTTTGCTTTTGTGCCTTTATATGCTGAAGTAGTAACAGAAAGTGGCAAGAAATTGAAAACCAGATTTTCATCTGCTCAAGCACAGGTTCCAGCCCAGGGAACAATTAAAGGTGAAGTGCAAGTGTTAGGGCAAACTTGGAATAGTCAAGGTTCACAAAATCTAACTTTAGTAATTAAAGAAAGTACTGGTGGTGGGCGCATTTTCCGTATCCCATTCTAG
- a CDS encoding ribbon-helix-helix domain-containing protein, giving the protein MNINIDIPDEMRVYLEAQVMAGAYGSIGEYFLYLVKQDQKNKAQAKLEALLQVGINSPGQEVTPEYWQNLRSTVLEQNRIGNSSDT; this is encoded by the coding sequence ATGAATATTAATATTGATATACCTGATGAAATGCGTGTTTATCTAGAGGCACAAGTGATGGCAGGTGCTTACGGTAGTATTGGTGAATATTTTCTATATTTGGTCAAGCAAGACCAAAAAAATAAAGCGCAAGCCAAGTTAGAAGCTCTTTTGCAAGTAGGGATTAATTCTCCAGGACAGGAAGTAACACCAGAATATTGGCAAAATTTGCGTTCTACTGTTTTAGAACAGAATCGTATAGGTAACTCAAGCGACACATGA